CACATCTTCCGGTCTTCCCAGTTCGCCGCTAAGCTGGCGTTTCTTAATCGATCCAATCGCGGTATCAGGATCTTCGTAACTATTTTTTAAGTAATTCTCCACAAAAGGAGTCAGAATGGTTCCCGGTAGCAGCGCGTTGACACGTATATGATATGGCGCATAATCCACCTGCATGGACTTCGTCAAGGCCAACACAGCACCTTTCGTTGCCGAATAAGAAGCGCGCTTTGCCAAACCGATTTCTGCGACGCACGAAGACATATTGATAATCGAGCCTGATTTGCGCTCCATCATGTGCGGAAGTACATATTTGCTTGGCAAGTAAACGCCGCGAATATTTACATTCATCACACGGTCCCATACGTCAGGCTCAACCTCATGTAACGCACCGACCCCACTGATTCCGGCATTATTGAACAAAACATCGACCTGGCCGAACTGTTCGATGATCTCTGTCACCATCGCCTGGACTGAAGCGGGATCGGTGACGTCCGCTTGAATGAAGACGGCTTTACCTCCGGCTTGAGTGATTTCCTTCACGGTC
The window above is part of the Paenibacillus sp. FSL K6-0276 genome. Proteins encoded here:
- a CDS encoding SDR family NAD(P)-dependent oxidoreductase; amino-acid sequence: MRLAGKIALITGSASGIGKGSALLFAQEGATVIVNDLDMVKGEATVKEITQAGGKAVFIQADVTDPASVQAMVTEIIEQFGQVDVLFNNAGISGVGALHEVEPDVWDRVMNVNIRGVYLPSKYVLPHMMERKSGSIINMSSCVAEIGLAKRASYSATKGAVLALTKSMQVDYAPYHIRVNALLPGTILTPFVENYLKNSYEDPDTAIGSIKKRQLSGELGRPEDVAFAALFLASDESKFMMGSPLYIDGGVVFGKDA